AAGCCCGCAGGTGGACTTCACTCCGGGGAACATATCCTGGAGCATCTCCTGGAAGGCCAGCAGACTCATGAGTTGGGGCTGCTGGATGTTTACAGGAGTTACTATCCCGTCCACGAAGATGTCCTCGTTGGGAATCCCCGCCTCATTGGCCGCGTAAATAAGCTCGGCAGCCAAGGCACCGCGCTCGTTCTCATCCCGGGGCAGGCCTTCGGGGCCCCACATCAAAGCGATCATGTTGGCCTTGTACTTGACGGCCAGGGGGATCATCTTTTCATACCGTTCGGGACGGCACATGATGGAATTGATGATGGCCTTTCCCTTGTGGACGGCCAGCCCGGCCTCCATGGCCTCGATGTTGGAAGTATCCAGGCAGAGGGGCGGATCCTCGCCGATGGCCTCCTGGACCGTCTTTACGACGAATTCCATCAACTCGGGACCTCCCTTTCGGGCGGGGCCCAAGTTGATATCGATCCAGTCCATCCCCTTTTCCTTCTGCCGCTTGGCCTCCTCGGCGATGGGCCCGGGATCCTTCTCTTTGAAGGCCTTGCCGATCTTCCGGTTGATGACGTTGAGGTTTTCCCCTATCAGATACATACTTCACCCCTTTCTGAATCTACTTGACCATGTCTTTAAGATACTTAGGAATGAGCGAGGCATCCCTCGGACCGATTAGGATTTCCCAGTCCGGCAGGTCCTCTTCCATTTCACCGCTTATGGCCGCAGCATACCCCGGAATGATGATCTTCTTGTGTGATACCTTGTCCGCAATGCCGCACTTCTTGACAAAGGCCGCCACGGCGTCACCGGAAAATTTCCCTGCCGCCCAGGCAGTCATCACGGAGAGTCCCTCGGTATCCATAATGAGAAGCCAGCTCGGTACCCTGCTGCCCTCGATCTCCCCGCTCACGATGAAGTAAGTCAGGGAGAAATTGGTGGTGACCAGGACCGGGGAATTCTCGTCCGGCCCGTTGATCTCGTAGATCCCCTGGGTGACCGTCATTGGACGTTGCGGATCCGTGAAAATATTGAGTCGTTCCAGGAGCAGGGGAAAGAGGCTGTCTCCTCGAAAATCAGAGAGAACCACGATTCCCGCATACTTCGCGATCAACATGGCCGCCAAGGCCGTCTCCATATCCAGGTTGGATGCCATCTCGCAGGGAAAGGTGATGGTGGGGAAACCAAGGGATCGGTTCCCGGCCTTAAGTGGCGCCCTGCGGATGACTACCTGGTCCTGGAAGAGCTGTTTGGGTTCCCTGGCCCCTGAATCCAGCACCAGATCCTTCAGGCCCATACCGGTCAACTTGTCGCTCAAGGCGATCAGGTTATCCATTCCGTCCGCTTTAACGGCCAGAGGGAGACCTTTCTCCTTGGCCAGGTTCCCCATTTCCTCGGCGTTCTGTTCGGTTGCAGCGTAGAGAAGCGGTTTCTTGAATCCGCAGGCATCGACGGCAGCCTTCATGTTTTCCACATTCTCGGTCATGAGGATCAGATTGAATTCGCTCTCTTCAGCAATCTTTTTGGCCGCCGCCGCAAACCCGGCTCCATCTCCGTTCACATCCTTAAGGGCCACCATTTCCGGCCTTAAGTTGATGCCGACCCGCTCATACTGGTAAGCGTTCCAGGTCTTGAGCTTCTTGTCCAGGTCTTCCGGGGCGATATCCGAGGGGACCAAGGCGGCCAATCCGGTCGGATTGTAAAAGGTCTTCTCATGCCTGAACATGACCGTTTCGCCGCCGATCTTGAAGGCCCTGACGCCTGCTCCTATGGCAACGGGGCGGATGGGGGGAGCAGAGGCCTCTGCAAGCTGTTCCCTCGCCTCGTCGGAAACATAGGGGCAGGAATCCAATTCGGCCTTACCGGAGGCCAGGTTCATGGCAAATGCCAGGCAGGTGGGTACGCCGCACTCACCGCAATTTGTCTTCGGCAATAATTTAAATATCTGTATTCCAGTCAGTCCCATGTTCTTCTCCTGATTGCATGTAAGTCGTGAAAGCCTTGTGATATTGTCCCGGAGGAAACCCCCCGGGACATCCCACCTATCGTTCCTTCACTACCCCACAATGGGTTCCATCTTCAGGGCCGGATGGTCCTTTTCCTGGAGGAAAGGCAGTATCTCCTCTTCGGTGATCCCGATGGTCTCATCGGCGATGCGGTCGATCAGATCAGGAACTCCAAGTTCCTCACCCCTCTTGATCAGCCGCTCCCTGATCTCCTCTTTAAGGGACTTGGGCATCCATACCATTCGGAGGAGACCACCGTCCCCAACAATGAATTTCCTCTGGGTGATGTTGTACTTTGAATGGCCGACGAATCCAGGGGATGACTGCCCTCCGCCCATAACGCCCGCCAATGTGGTGAACTTCATGCCGCAGGGAGTCTCTCCCGTGTAGTCGCGGTGCACCGTCATTACTCCGTTACAGGCGGGAAGGACCGCCGCGATGCATTCACAACACCCGCAGGTGGTCATCGGGTCGTGAACCAGGCTGTAGAAGTTGTAATGGTCGATGGCCTGACGGGAGGCCTTGTAGACAAACTCATTGACCCCCTTCCACTGGCCGAGTTTCGGATCCAGGCATTCGCCCTTCTCGACCGGCTGGTTCGGTCCCGTGGGGTTGATCTCGTAAGAAGCCTTACAGTCCATCCAGTTGTAAGCACCGCAAAGTCCCGTTCTCTCAGGGCTCACCACGCAGACATGACTGGGTGCGAAGGACTGGCACAAGGTGCAGGAGTAATAGATCTCCACGCTTTCGTCCGTCATCTTCTCCACGCGGTCGTCCCTGTTTTTGTATTCCTGGCGGGCCCGCTCGGTGAGCTTGTCCACGTCTTCCTTGTTGGTGTAAAGGGTCACCTGGACTTTGTCCAGAATGTTCCCGAAATCCTGGTGGAACTTGGCATGGAGAATGGTCCCGATATCCTTCAGGGTAAAGCCCTTCTCGATAGCCTGCCCGCTGACGCGGATCCACGAGATATCCCGCTGCCCTATGTGCATGATGCCCTGGGCATAATTGATCAGGTGGTGGATCTGTCGTTCCAGGATCGGCTCGAAGTCCTCCTGCATCTCACGTCCCGCTACCTGTACGTAAATACCAAGAGGCAGGCGGTCTCCCTTTTTGACATCCTTGACATCGGGACCAACGACCGTGACCTTGCCGTCTTCGATCTCGTTCATGTCGGCCATCTTGCACAGCTCGGTACACTGGGTCTTGCCGCCGCCCATCTCCAGATAGAGATCGTCCTTGCGGACCCGCTCACCCTCGAAGGCCGGCCCGTAGGCCAGGGGAATATCGATCTCCGTGATGGTCACCTTGAGACCCCTGATCTCGATAGATTTCGAGGGCATCTCATCGTGGCTCACGTTCGCAACCACGTGCTCGTAGGTACATACGCCCGTGGGGAGCACCTCCGGAATGTCGGTGTCGGCGATGGTGGGAAAACCCCAGTTGATGGCCCCGGCAGCGTTGGCCGCCCATTCCGCATTGACATCACCGAGGGCGTTCACGAAGGCGAAGATCCTGTCCTTCTGGTATTTCAATTGCTTCTTATAATCGCCCGGCTGGATGCCTCCGAAGGCCATTCCAGCCCGGTTGGCGAACCCAAGGGCGAATACGGCAGCGGAGATGTCCGGCCCGAAGGGCACCAATCGGGTGTTCCAGCCGATCTGGACCCCCTCTTCGATCAACTGCTCGGCGAAGGTGGTCCCGTTCTGATTGGCCGCCATGAATACGTATATGGTCTTGAGCTGGTATTCCTCGGCCATCTTCTTGGCCGTGGCGGAATCGGGCGCGGCTCCAACGATGGCTGCAAAACCCGGAGCGGTCCCGTCAACGAATTCAACGCCACGCTTTCTCATGATGGCGTCGTCGGCCGCCCCCAACCAGATTTTGCCGTTCTCAACATCCGGATCCTCAACCTCGGGCTGGTAGAAATCCGGATCCTCCACGTACCGGATGGCCTCTACGATCTCCTCGGCGAAAAGAGCCGCCATGCCAGCGTCCAGTAGGGGCCCAAGGTAGGGAAGGTGGCAGTCTTTCTTGACATGGGGGGGCAACAGGCTCCTGGCCAATTCGAGGGGTTTGCGGGCAGAATCCAGGTCCGTGACCTTGATACCCGTGAGAGAATAGATAATGGGCAGATAATATGCGGTATTCGGGAACTCCAGCTTCTGGCTCCCGCCGTAAGTTTCCAAGGCCTTCTTGTATTTTCCTTCCGCCTTGGAGACGATGTTGTAAGCACCCTGAATGGCTGCAAATGCGACAAGTTTCGACATATTCCGTTTCCTCCCTTCTTAAGAGGCTTCTGTATTTGTTTCTGTTAATATAGATTAAGCGGCTTCCATCTCGCGACGATCGGCCATATCCATGAGGACCCGTTCGCGGGCCTTGTCGATACCCAGGGCCTTCCTCTTCTTGTCGATATGGGCGATCATCTTGTGGGCATGCTTGATGGGATCGGGTTCCATATCCCACATGCCGCCGTACATGGACTCCAGTTCCTTGTACAGGTAGTTTTCGAAGACCGGCGCGCCGCTGACAGGAAGCGTGACTCCGAATACCGTGTAAACACCGGAAGCCACAAAATAATGACCGATGCTGATCGCCTTCTCGCTCATCCATTCAGGGGCCGATCCGGCGACAGGAAGATCACTGATATCGTTCCCGAGACCCCCGGCCTTCACTACTTCGGTCGCCGCCATCAAAATCCTGCTGTTGTCCACGCAGGAGCCCATGTGCAGGACCGGCGGAATACCCACAGCCTCGCAGACCTCGGCCAGGCCGGGCCCGCAGAAAACCTTCGCCGATTCGGGTGTCAGGAGTCCCGCCTTCCCGCAGGCGATGGCGTTACACCCCGTTGTAAGAACGATCACGTCGTGTTTGATGAGTTCCTTGACAACCGTCAAGTGTCCTTCATCGTGGGCCGTCCGCGCATTGTTGCACCCCACGACTCCGGCGATCCCACGAATTCGTCCGTTGATGATGTTATCGTTCAAGGGGGTGTAAGAACCCCTGAAGGTTCCACCGAGATGGTAATTGATGGCTTCATAGCTGAATCCCGCGATAAGGTCACACTTCTCATCAGGGATCATGACCTCCTTCTCGCGGTTGGGGAAATTCTCGATGGCCGTCCGGACGATTTTCTTGGCGTCCTCGAAGGCCGTGTGTTCATCGAACTCTATATGAAGTACGTCTCCGGAGGCGATCTTCGCCCGGGGATTCGTGGTGATGATCTTGGTGTGGAAACACTGGGCCACGTTGGCGATATTCTCCATGATACACTGAACGTCCACCACCATGGCGTCCACCGCTCCCGTGACGATGGCAAGTTCCTGCTGCAGGAAGTTTCCCGCCAGGGGAACCCCGTGTCGCATGAGGATCTCATTGGCGGTGCAGCAGATCCCTCCAAGTTGAATGCCTTTGGCTCCCTTCTCCTTGGCCAATTCAATCATCTCAGGCAGTTCGGCGGCCTGAACGATCATCTCACTCAGGAGGGGTTCGTGGCCGTGGATAATGATATTGACATGGTCTTCCTTGAGGATTCCAAGGTTGGCGGAGCTCTTCAGGGGGTAGGGGCATCCGAACAGGACGTCCTGGAGGTCCGTTGCGATCATAGAGCCGCCCCACCCGTCGGCAAGTGCCGCACGGCTGCACTGTTCCAGGATGTTTTCGTAGTCCTGGTCAACGCCTATATGGGTCCGGTGCATGATCTCGACGATCTCACGGTCGATGCCCCGGGGAACTACACCAAGCTTCTTCCAGAGTTCGTACCGGGCCTTGGGTGCCCGCTTGACCGTGATAACCTCCCCTTCCTGTTGACCCCACTGGGCAAGGGCCTTTTCAGCCACTTCAACGGCGATCTCGTCGATGTCCCGATCCAGAATTTCACCGTTTTCCCCTTCAACCGTAATCTCAACGCCGAAGTCCGGGGCAATCTCCAGCAACTTTTTCGTATCTCTGATCCGGTAATCTTCGGTCTCCTTTCGAGCCGCCGCAAGAAAGGTCTCGGCAACACCTCTCCCGTGGTCGGAATGGGCCGCAGCCCCGCCCGCCACCATCCTTGCGAAGTTCCTGGCCGCGATGGTCTCCGGCGTTGCCCCACACAGACCCTTGCGGGTGTCCTCACCTTCCAGATTCTTGGGGAGTGGCAACCTACATGGACCCTGTGAGCAGTTTTTGCAACAGGTTCCCTGGACTCCGATATTACAAGGCTTCATGCTCTGGGCCCGATCGAAGATCGTCTCCACTTCAAGTTCCCTGGAGCGCTCGATCATTTTCGCAGTCGCTGAATCTATTGTAAGATCCTGCGGCTTCGGGGCCTTCTTTTCCTTTGCCGCTTTTCCTTTGACTTCTCCTGTCGTCATCTTGAGGTTCCTCCTCCGGTTATGTCCTTTTGGTAACGATCAAATTCTCTTGTGGATTCGATTCAGATTCATGATCAGTTTATCTACAAGAGACAGTTGTTCAGCAGCAGGCGTCTTCTTGACTGCCGCACCTTCCTTGGCCTTCCGCTCCGCTTCAAGCCTCTCTCTTTCCCGGGCCCTCTTCTCCCTGAGGGCTCTTAGTTCCTCTTTCTCTCTGGCCTTCTTTTCGGCCTTGGCTTTTGCTTCAGCCTCCGCCTTTGCCTTGGCTTCCGCTTCGGCCTTGGCCTTTGCCTCTTCTTCAGCCTTCTTTCGTGCTTCCTCTTCGGCCCGTGCCTTTGCCTCGGCCTCGGCTTTGGCTCTGGCCTCCTCTTCGGCCTTGGCTTTTGCTTCAGCCTCCGCCTTTGCCTTGGCTTCCGCCTCGGCCTTGGCCTTATCCTCTTCCGAAGCCGCTTTCTTTTCCTCTGCCTTGGGTTTCATCTCCGCGACCTTTTTATCTTCCTTGGGCGGTGCGGCCTTCGGTTTTTCTTCTTTTGGTTTCTTTGCCTCAGCCGGCTTTGCCTTTGGTTTGGTTGGAGCCGTCTCTTCCTCCTCGATCGTCAGATCAGGTTCAGGCGAAATAGCCAAAAGGTCCGGTTCCTCCAGTTCGAGTCGCTTTTCTATTTCTTTGACTTCCCCGGCAGAACCTCCATTGACCATAAGCTCGATAAATGAACGAACCAGCCTTACGGACTCAGGATGTCTCAATATCACGGCATCAGCGCCAGCCAAAAGATAGTTCACTGCAGCCGTCGTCTCCATCAATATGCCACGCCTCTCAGGATCACCGAGTGTCGGTGCATCCTCCAGGGACTGACCGGCTTCCTTGCATTTCCATACTTCGTTACCGATGTTGGAAATCATGGGAATCTGAAGCTTGTCATCCTCCTGGGTCAATGCCGCCATGCGAATCCTTTCCATCACGGAATAGGAGTACTCCAACCCGTATCCGAGCCCACCCGTGGTCGGGTCAATGATGATCTTGTCGGATTGAACTCCAAGGTTTCCGAGAAGGATGTTCAACTGCTTGGCCAGGTTCACGTCGATCGGGGATGAAGCCACAACCGTGTGATTATAACCCAGGGCACTGGCCCCGACACCCTTATGGTTTCCTTCTTCCACGGGGGCAAGACCCAGATTCATACCCTGGCATTTCTCCGAGATGGCCTTCAGGACCTCTTCATCCTTTTGATTGTTCGCCGTTCCCCAAACCACGACCGGCACGTTCACGGCATCAACCACTTTTTTTACCACCTCGGCGGCCTCTTCGGGTCCCCTGTCTTGCCCGTTGGGGTCGGTGCTCTTCAGTTGCAGGACTATGATTTCCGCACCGTACTCCTCAACGCATTTTTTCGCCCAGGCCTCCGGTGAAGAGATCACATCTTTGAAGGGTTCAATGGCTGCTTGAGGCCACTCCTCGCTGGGGTCGTAGTCCCATACCTCCATGGCGATCCTGGGTGGATTGGGCATGTTCCCCTCAAAAAGGTAAAAGGGGTATGAGTCCTGTCCACCCAACGTCAATGCTCTATCCCCAGTTCCAATGGTCGTCTCCCCTATTTTTCCAGTATAGGGCTGTTTAGGAATCTCAAAGGCCAATTTCTCTACCTCCTTACTCTTAGATACCCAACCGTTATTCGTTACCTATCCCCACTCTCCAATTTCCCAATAGATAGATATCTATATGCACACAAATCCCCTGCTTGCCTGATCCTTGAGCAAGGTACGGTGCAGGGTGATTCCGCCGGTCCAACCTATTAAAAAAACGG
This genomic window from Deltaproteobacteria bacterium contains:
- a CDS encoding dihydropteroate synthase produces the protein MYLIGENLNVINRKIGKAFKEKDPGPIAEEAKRQKEKGMDWIDINLGPARKGGPELMEFVVKTVQEAIGEDPPLCLDTSNIEAMEAGLAVHKGKAIINSIMCRPERYEKMIPLAVKYKANMIALMWGPEGLPRDENERGALAAELIYAANEAGIPNEDIFVDGIVTPVNIQQPQLMSLLAFQEMLQDMFPGVKSTCGLSNVSNGPPDHLRPILNQTYMVMLERKGMYSCIADAYDDKLIDIARGNRPDIVEVIHKVMDGEEIDMGSLSKELQDYVKTARVILGHTLYSDSWLEL
- a CDS encoding acetyl-CoA decarbonylase/synthase complex subunit gamma; translated protein: MGLTGIQIFKLLPKTNCGECGVPTCLAFAMNLASGKAELDSCPYVSDEAREQLAEASAPPIRPVAIGAGVRAFKIGGETVMFRHEKTFYNPTGLAALVPSDIAPEDLDKKLKTWNAYQYERVGINLRPEMVALKDVNGDGAGFAAAAKKIAEESEFNLILMTENVENMKAAVDACGFKKPLLYAATEQNAEEMGNLAKEKGLPLAVKADGMDNLIALSDKLTGMGLKDLVLDSGAREPKQLFQDQVVIRRAPLKAGNRSLGFPTITFPCEMASNLDMETALAAMLIAKYAGIVVLSDFRGDSLFPLLLERLNIFTDPQRPMTVTQGIYEINGPDENSPVLVTTNFSLTYFIVSGEIEGSRVPSWLLIMDTEGLSVMTAWAAGKFSGDAVAAFVKKCGIADKVSHKKIIIPGYAAAISGEMEEDLPDWEILIGPRDASLIPKYLKDMVK
- the cdhC gene encoding CO dehydrogenase/CO-methylating acetyl-CoA synthase complex subunit beta; this translates as MSKLVAFAAIQGAYNIVSKAEGKYKKALETYGGSQKLEFPNTAYYLPIIYSLTGIKVTDLDSARKPLELARSLLPPHVKKDCHLPYLGPLLDAGMAALFAEEIVEAIRYVEDPDFYQPEVEDPDVENGKIWLGAADDAIMRKRGVEFVDGTAPGFAAIVGAAPDSATAKKMAEEYQLKTIYVFMAANQNGTTFAEQLIEEGVQIGWNTRLVPFGPDISAAVFALGFANRAGMAFGGIQPGDYKKQLKYQKDRIFAFVNALGDVNAEWAANAAGAINWGFPTIADTDIPEVLPTGVCTYEHVVANVSHDEMPSKSIEIRGLKVTITEIDIPLAYGPAFEGERVRKDDLYLEMGGGKTQCTELCKMADMNEIEDGKVTVVGPDVKDVKKGDRLPLGIYVQVAGREMQEDFEPILERQIHHLINYAQGIMHIGQRDISWIRVSGQAIEKGFTLKDIGTILHAKFHQDFGNILDKVQVTLYTNKEDVDKLTERARQEYKNRDDRVEKMTDESVEIYYSCTLCQSFAPSHVCVVSPERTGLCGAYNWMDCKASYEINPTGPNQPVEKGECLDPKLGQWKGVNEFVYKASRQAIDHYNFYSLVHDPMTTCGCCECIAAVLPACNGVMTVHRDYTGETPCGMKFTTLAGVMGGGQSSPGFVGHSKYNITQRKFIVGDGGLLRMVWMPKSLKEEIRERLIKRGEELGVPDLIDRIADETIGITEEEILPFLQEKDHPALKMEPIVG
- the cooS gene encoding anaerobic carbon-monoxide dehydrogenase catalytic subunit, which codes for MTTGEVKGKAAKEKKAPKPQDLTIDSATAKMIERSRELEVETIFDRAQSMKPCNIGVQGTCCKNCSQGPCRLPLPKNLEGEDTRKGLCGATPETIAARNFARMVAGGAAAHSDHGRGVAETFLAAARKETEDYRIRDTKKLLEIAPDFGVEITVEGENGEILDRDIDEIAVEVAEKALAQWGQQEGEVITVKRAPKARYELWKKLGVVPRGIDREIVEIMHRTHIGVDQDYENILEQCSRAALADGWGGSMIATDLQDVLFGCPYPLKSSANLGILKEDHVNIIIHGHEPLLSEMIVQAAELPEMIELAKEKGAKGIQLGGICCTANEILMRHGVPLAGNFLQQELAIVTGAVDAMVVDVQCIMENIANVAQCFHTKIITTNPRAKIASGDVLHIEFDEHTAFEDAKKIVRTAIENFPNREKEVMIPDEKCDLIAGFSYEAINYHLGGTFRGSYTPLNDNIINGRIRGIAGVVGCNNARTAHDEGHLTVVKELIKHDVIVLTTGCNAIACGKAGLLTPESAKVFCGPGLAEVCEAVGIPPVLHMGSCVDNSRILMAATEVVKAGGLGNDISDLPVAGSAPEWMSEKAISIGHYFVASGVYTVFGVTLPVSGAPVFENYLYKELESMYGGMWDMEPDPIKHAHKMIAHIDKKRKALGIDKARERVLMDMADRREMEAA
- a CDS encoding acetyl-CoA decarbonylase/synthase complex subunit delta — its product is MAFEIPKQPYTGKIGETTIGTGDRALTLGGQDSYPFYLFEGNMPNPPRIAMEVWDYDPSEEWPQAAIEPFKDVISSPEAWAKKCVEEYGAEIIVLQLKSTDPNGQDRGPEEAAEVVKKVVDAVNVPVVVWGTANNQKDEEVLKAISEKCQGMNLGLAPVEEGNHKGVGASALGYNHTVVASSPIDVNLAKQLNILLGNLGVQSDKIIIDPTTGGLGYGLEYSYSVMERIRMAALTQEDDKLQIPMISNIGNEVWKCKEAGQSLEDAPTLGDPERRGILMETTAAVNYLLAGADAVILRHPESVRLVRSFIELMVNGGSAGEVKEIEKRLELEEPDLLAISPEPDLTIEEEETAPTKPKAKPAEAKKPKEEKPKAAPPKEDKKVAEMKPKAEEKKAASEEDKAKAEAEAKAKAEAEAKAKAEEEARAKAEAEAKARAEEEARKKAEEEAKAKAEAEAKAKAEAEAKAKAEKKAREKEELRALREKRARERERLEAERKAKEGAAVKKTPAAEQLSLVDKLIMNLNRIHKRI